One region of Paenibacillus polymyxa M1 genomic DNA includes:
- a CDS encoding FAD-dependent monooxygenase, producing MKLECEVCVVGGGPAGTLLSCLLAEQGVSTILIERQSVPGKAFRGEILNDEGQEVIQKHKLLEQIHEDHILASTRIEYWQHQQQIKTVEPALIHGNVGVHIPQPRFLEALLKQASTYESFRYLAGTTVTALEGDSEQGYTGLTARDKNGHEITIHSSLIVGADGRYSTVRKLAEMPVTNIRHGYDLLWAKIAAPAGWEPVTRLALVNGGQLALFSQAEGYIQIGWNVEEGSFLTLFKQSFESFIQLFTEAFPDLKHSVHDHIRSWKDFVPLDIFSSRSDTWAQNGLVLIGDAAHTMTPTGAFGLNAALKDADVLASELLRLRQQVYTAEDLKAFVDGRRQAVTELQERQLTMESTFHEHFLHIVQ from the coding sequence ATGAAGCTGGAATGTGAAGTGTGCGTAGTTGGAGGAGGCCCCGCAGGGACTTTGTTATCCTGTCTACTGGCGGAGCAGGGTGTTTCGACGATATTGATTGAGCGGCAGAGCGTGCCCGGAAAGGCTTTCCGCGGTGAAATTTTAAACGATGAGGGTCAGGAAGTGATCCAAAAGCATAAGCTGCTCGAACAAATTCATGAGGATCATATTCTCGCCTCCACAAGAATCGAATATTGGCAGCATCAGCAGCAGATCAAAACGGTCGAGCCAGCTTTAATCCATGGTAATGTGGGAGTGCATATTCCACAACCTCGATTTTTAGAGGCGCTGCTCAAACAGGCGTCCACCTACGAGTCCTTCCGTTACCTGGCAGGTACAACTGTGACTGCGTTGGAAGGTGACAGCGAGCAGGGATACACGGGCTTGACCGCCCGCGATAAGAACGGTCATGAGATTACGATTCACAGTTCTTTGATTGTAGGAGCAGACGGACGCTATTCGACTGTACGCAAGCTGGCGGAGATGCCTGTGACGAACATTCGCCACGGCTATGATCTGCTATGGGCTAAAATCGCGGCACCTGCCGGGTGGGAGCCCGTCACTCGTCTGGCACTGGTCAACGGAGGCCAGTTGGCTTTATTTTCACAGGCTGAGGGCTATATTCAAATTGGCTGGAATGTGGAGGAGGGCAGTTTTCTCACCCTGTTTAAGCAATCTTTTGAATCATTTATACAATTGTTTACGGAGGCTTTTCCGGATTTGAAGCATAGTGTGCATGATCACATTCGTTCATGGAAGGACTTCGTACCGTTGGATATTTTCAGCAGCCGCAGTGACACATGGGCACAGAACGGACTGGTCCTGATTGGAGATGCGGCGCATACCATGACACCCACGGGAGCTTTTGGCTTGAACGCCGCTTTGAAGGATGCCGATGTGCTGGCCAGTGAGCTTCTTCGTTTACGCCAGCAGGTATATACGGCAGAAGACCTGAAGGCTTTCGTAGACGGACGACGGCAGGCTGTCACCGAGCTTCAGGAGCGTCAACTGACCATGGAATCCACGTTTCATGAACATTTCTTACACATAGTTCAATGA
- a CDS encoding winged helix-turn-helix transcriptional regulator has product MNIPQMCPRFEKAMELLSKRWTVLIVFQLTNGPQRFVAIENSIPNLSGKVLSDRLKELEEEGIIQRMVYPEKPVRIEYSLTDKGRDLAPLFDHIGTWATRWIEVLPALEQQ; this is encoded by the coding sequence ATGAACATTCCGCAGATGTGCCCACGGTTTGAAAAGGCTATGGAGCTACTGAGCAAGCGTTGGACGGTGTTGATCGTATTTCAACTAACGAATGGTCCGCAACGTTTCGTCGCTATTGAGAATTCAATTCCTAATTTAAGTGGAAAGGTCCTTTCGGACCGTTTGAAAGAGCTGGAGGAGGAAGGAATCATACAACGTATGGTTTATCCTGAGAAGCCTGTACGGATTGAATACTCCCTTACGGATAAGGGGCGCGATTTAGCTCCTTTATTTGACCATATCGGTACTTGGGCTACACGCTGGATTGAGGTTCTACCAGCACTTGAACAGCAATGA
- a CDS encoding winged helix-turn-helix transcriptional regulator, with amino-acid sequence MSDTLRDEIREKIVNGDYNCEKELTLSVLSGKWKVVILWHLGVEGPHRFSDLQRLFPKLSHKVLTNQLRELMEDGIVHREVYPEVPPKVEYSMTALGMTILPIVEMMYEWGKKRVQSIREEMQRSSEGNV; translated from the coding sequence ATGTCTGATACGCTGAGAGACGAAATACGGGAGAAAATTGTAAATGGAGACTACAACTGCGAAAAGGAACTAACGCTATCTGTGCTAAGCGGTAAATGGAAGGTCGTTATTTTATGGCATCTGGGTGTGGAAGGGCCGCACCGGTTCAGTGACCTGCAAAGGTTGTTTCCGAAGCTGTCGCATAAAGTGCTGACCAACCAACTGCGGGAGTTGATGGAGGACGGTATTGTGCACCGGGAAGTGTATCCCGAAGTGCCCCCAAAGGTGGAGTATTCGATGACTGCGCTGGGGATGACGATTTTACCGATTGTGGAAATGATGTATGAGTGGGGGAAAAAACGGGTGCAATCGATCCGTGAGGAAATGCAACGCAGCAGTGAGGGAAACGTTTAA
- a CDS encoding DJ-1/PfpI family protein, protein MSKKALFIIPPERFNEDELFKPKEALEQAGVTVTLASTKTGEIVGDYNGKATADLVFTDAVLADYDLVSVIGGSGTNDHLWNNADLQALLKQAHKQKTLVGGICAGSVAVAQTGLLSGRTATCYPVDVQKDQLQAHQAEYVAQHVVAHSDIITADGPDGTQEFGRALVQALQ, encoded by the coding sequence ATGAGTAAAAAGGCTCTTTTTATTATACCCCCAGAGCGCTTTAATGAGGATGAATTGTTTAAACCAAAGGAAGCGCTGGAACAAGCAGGCGTTACTGTGACACTAGCCAGTACAAAAACAGGCGAAATCGTGGGTGACTACAATGGTAAAGCGACGGCTGATCTTGTTTTTACAGACGCTGTACTGGCTGACTATGATCTGGTATCTGTAATCGGCGGATCAGGAACGAATGATCATCTGTGGAATAATGCAGATCTCCAAGCTCTGCTGAAACAAGCTCATAAGCAAAAGACTTTAGTGGGCGGCATCTGTGCAGGCTCTGTGGCCGTGGCTCAAACCGGACTGCTCTCTGGAAGAACAGCTACATGCTATCCAGTGGATGTACAAAAGGATCAACTCCAAGCGCATCAAGCCGAATATGTCGCTCAGCATGTCGTTGCGCATAGCGATATTATTACAGCCGATGGCCCAGATGGAACTCAGGAGTTTGGTAGAGCCCTCGTTCAAGCTCTGCAATAA